From Cryptococcus decagattii chromosome 13, complete sequence, the proteins below share one genomic window:
- a CDS encoding ATP-dependent Clp endopeptidase, proteolytic subunit ClpP — translation MSRLAPFRPLASLCPAGPSRISQIPARKFGFSASPVPGLSGFSDEAANPVVRDSLVPIVVEQTARGERSYDIYSRLLRERVVFLGPVNSQDSTLLTAQLLFLEAEDPKRPIKLYINSPGGVVTSGLAIYDTMQYISPPVHTFCMGQAASMGSLLLAGGEKGHRYALKNSSVMIHQPSGGAQGQASDIALHAKEILRIRAALTDIYAEHCTRPGEERTAALDRFKKALERDYFMTSEEAVDFGIVDKIVTQRGKEASEEEK, via the exons ATGTCCCGACTCGCTCCGTTCCGGCCGCTCGCCTCTCTGTGTCCCGCCGGACCATCAAGAATATCTCAAATCCCTGCTAGGAAATTCGGGTTTTCCGCTTCGCCTGTGCCCGGGCTCAGTGGGTTTTCGGATGAAGCTGCAAATCCCGTTGTCAGGGACTCCCTTGTACCTATAGTAGTTGAGCAGACT gcaagaggagagaggagtTATGATATCTACTCAAGGTTGTTAAGGGAGCGGGTCGTTTTCCTTGGTCCT GTAAATTCCCAAGACTCTACGCTTCTCACTGCCCAATTACTCTTTCTTGAAGCAGAGGACCCCAAGCGTCCTATCAAGCTCTATATCAATTCTCCCGGTGGTGTAGTCACCTCTGGCTTGGCAATTTACGACACTATGCAATATATCTCTCCGCCAGTGCATACTTTCTGTATGGGACAAGCGGCGAGTATGGGGAGTTTGTTATTGGCCGGCGGCGAAAAGGGGCATCGGTATGCGCTGAAAAACAGTAGTGTGATGATTCACC AGCCATCCGGAGGTGCGCAAGGTCAAGCTTCCGATATCGCTTTGCATGCCAAAGAGATCCTGCGTATCCGTGCGGCCCTTACCGACATCTACGCTGAACATTGTACTCGACcgggagaagagaggacGGCTGCATTAGATAGGTTTAAAAAGGCGTTGGAAAGGGACTACTTTATGACTTCAGAGGAAGCTGTAGATTTCGGGATTGTGGATAAGATTGTGACGcaaagagggaaggaggcgtctgaggaagaaaagtgA
- a CDS encoding cytochrome c oxidase-assembly factor COX23, mitochondrial, protein MATQVPPSTNPIPFANRPAPPTKDLEIPEDYKKTFRGRGTVSKFVDPCEAARKASLDCLERAHYNRSECMDFFTAYKECKGNWLAQRKEDRMKGRDTV, encoded by the exons ATGGCCACCCAAGTCCCTCCATCAACTAACCCTATTCCATTTGCTAACCGACCGGCCCCTCCGACGAAGGATCTCGAGATTCCCGAGGACTACAAAAAGACTTTCCGC GGGAGAGGTACTGTTAGCAAG TTCGTCGACCCTTGCGAAGCGGCTAGGAAGGCGTCATTAGACTGCCTCGAAAGGGCCCATTACAATCGCTCAGAG TGTATGGACTTTTTCACCGCATACAAGGAGTGTAAAGGAAACTGG CTTGCGCAACGGAAAGAAGACCGAATGAAAGGAAGGGATACTGTCTGA
- a CDS encoding rRNA-processing protein EFG1 codes for MPAGKKQRKDAHPYRKPRPNPSEASSSDKPARPKPTHRIPATEARDEAGIPGLSKLKSSIRQTKRLLAKENLEPGLRVSTQRRLTSLEADLAAAERREVEKKNGAKYHKVKFFERQKLVRLIRRFNRKLLDSETSSKKRSKHEEELLDARIMLNYVLHFPNTQKYISLFPSNPNQTENEDDDVDSSKPKLQLPALLHPVPSAEECEKMDKPTKRRYDLLLETKKLMEEGKLKNEPETDLKKGQVDGVVVGLGADVEIGLDDKKKAKENAAQGTGEEEDDFFESGDE; via the exons ATGCCTGCTGGCAAGAAACAACGCAAAGACGCTCACCCATACCGTAAACCCCGACCCAACCCTTCCGAAGCTTCCTCCTCCGATAAGCCTGCCCGACCCAAACCTACTCACAGGATCCCAGCCACAGAAGCACGAGATGAAGCCGGTATCCCCGGATTGAGCAAGCTAAAGTCTAGTATTAGACAAACAAAGCGTTTGTTGGCCAAG GAAAATCTCGAACCAGGATTGCGTGTGTCTACTCAAAGAAGGCTGACTAGTTTGGAGGCGGATttggctgctgctgagaggagagaggtggaaaagaagaatggagcCAAATATCACAAG GTCAAATTCTTTG AACGTCAAAAGCTTGTTCGATTAATCAGACGATTCAACCGAAAACTCCTAGACTCGGAAACGTCCAGCAAGAAACGATCCAAGCATGAGGAAGAATTACTCGACGCTAGAATTATGCTTAATTATGTGTTACACTTCCC AAACACTCAAAAATACATTTCGCTTTTCCCCAGTAACCCAAACCAGACGGAGAAcgaagatgacgatgtGGATTCTTCAAAACCCAAGCTTCAACTTCCTGCACTCCTTCATCCAGTACCATCAGCAGAAGAGTGCGAAAAAATGGACAAGCCCACGAAACGACGATATGACCTCTTGTTAGAGACCAAGAAATTGATGGAGGAGGGCAAGCTCAAGAACGAACCAGAGACAGATTTGAAGAAGGGTCAAGTGGATGGTGTGGTCGTTGGTTTAGGTGCAGATGTGGAGATTGGTTTGGATgataagaagaaggccaaggaaaaTGCTGCTCAAGGAacaggggaagaagaggacgatTTTTTCGAGTCTGGCGACGAGTAA